The following proteins come from a genomic window of Yinghuangia sp. ASG 101:
- the dhaM gene encoding dihydroxyacetone kinase phosphoryl donor subunit DhaM translates to MNAPVGIVLVSHSAELASGLRLLVEQIGAQDVPIATAGGTDDGRVGTSYDLVLAAVRDADHGGGVVVLPDLGSSVLTARAVLADHPRPDVVIVDAPFVEGAVAAAVTAASGADLKTVADAAQEARHVHKL, encoded by the coding sequence ATGAACGCACCTGTCGGCATCGTACTCGTGTCCCACAGTGCCGAGCTGGCCTCGGGCCTTCGCCTGCTGGTGGAGCAGATCGGCGCGCAGGACGTCCCCATCGCCACCGCCGGAGGAACCGACGACGGCCGGGTCGGCACCAGCTACGACCTGGTTCTCGCCGCCGTCCGCGACGCCGACCACGGGGGCGGTGTCGTCGTTCTCCCCGATCTCGGCAGCTCCGTCCTGACCGCCCGCGCCGTCCTGGCGGACCACCCCCGCCCCGACGTCGTCATCGTCGACGCGCCCTTCGTCGAGGGAGCCGTCGCCGCCGCCGTCACCGCCGCATCCGGCGCCGACCTCAAGACCGTCGCCGACGCCGCCCAGGAGGCTCGCCATGTCCACAAGCTCTGA
- a CDS encoding MIP/aquaporin family protein, with protein MEENSYSQKLLAETLGTAVLVFIGVGSVPATLIVGGDAPFTMAQLGMIALAFATAVVAMVHAIGHISGCHINPAVTLALAATGRMPWRDVPGYLAAQVAGAVLGALAIVGVLGRKAVDVGLGIAAYGEGVGAGQAFFAEAVGTFILAFVVFGAIDRRAADGFAGLAIGLGVFAIIIPVAPATSAAVNPARTLGPMVVGEWYGGTVHWGQLPVYLAAEVIGAVAAGLLYTALNARRKTAATTAGTTAVEPAAAEGALS; from the coding sequence ATGGAAGAGAACAGCTACTCGCAGAAGCTTCTCGCCGAGACGCTGGGCACCGCGGTGCTGGTGTTCATCGGCGTCGGCTCGGTTCCCGCGACGCTCATCGTCGGCGGCGATGCCCCGTTCACCATGGCGCAGTTGGGAATGATCGCGCTGGCCTTCGCCACCGCGGTCGTCGCGATGGTCCACGCCATCGGACACATCTCCGGCTGCCACATCAACCCGGCCGTCACGCTGGCTCTGGCCGCCACCGGGCGGATGCCCTGGCGGGACGTCCCCGGCTACCTCGCCGCCCAGGTGGCCGGCGCGGTGCTGGGTGCGCTGGCGATCGTCGGGGTGCTCGGGAGGAAAGCGGTCGACGTCGGCCTCGGCATCGCGGCGTACGGCGAGGGGGTCGGCGCCGGGCAGGCCTTCTTCGCCGAAGCGGTGGGCACGTTCATCCTCGCGTTCGTCGTGTTCGGCGCCATCGACCGGCGTGCGGCCGACGGCTTCGCCGGACTGGCCATCGGGCTGGGGGTGTTCGCGATCATCATCCCCGTGGCGCCGGCGACGTCGGCGGCCGTCAACCCCGCGAGGACGCTCGGCCCCATGGTCGTCGGCGAGTGGTACGGGGGCACGGTCCACTGGGGCCAACTTCCGGTCTACCTGGCCGCGGAGGTCATCGGCGCGGTCGCCGCGGGCCTGCTCTACACCGCCCTCAACGCCCGCCGAAAGACGGCGGCAACCACCGCCGGGACCACGGCGGTTGAGCCCGCCGCGGCCGAAGGAGCCCTGTCGTGA
- the dhaL gene encoding dihydroxyacetone kinase subunit DhaL, with the protein MNGDTVDIDLARAWVQAIAAAVDEHKDHLTQLDSAIGDADHGVNMQRGFSAVTTAVADMEPDTVGAVLTKAGTTLISRVGGASGPLFGGTLRAIGTTLDAPTATPGEFATALAAGLDSVRKLGAAAPGDKTMIDAYAPALAAFRHQADTGADFAASALAAADAAEEGMRATTPMQARKGRASYLGTRSIGHQDPGATSTALIFRALAETAAR; encoded by the coding sequence ATGAACGGAGACACCGTGGACATCGACCTCGCCCGCGCATGGGTGCAGGCCATCGCCGCCGCCGTGGACGAACACAAGGACCACCTCACCCAGCTCGACTCGGCCATCGGCGACGCCGACCACGGAGTCAACATGCAGCGCGGCTTCTCCGCCGTCACCACGGCGGTGGCCGACATGGAACCCGACACCGTCGGGGCCGTGCTGACCAAGGCGGGCACCACCCTCATCTCCCGCGTCGGCGGCGCCTCCGGCCCGCTGTTCGGGGGCACCCTCCGCGCGATCGGCACGACCCTGGACGCCCCCACGGCCACGCCCGGGGAGTTCGCCACCGCGCTCGCGGCCGGCCTGGACAGCGTCCGCAAGCTCGGGGCCGCCGCACCCGGCGACAAGACCATGATCGACGCCTACGCACCCGCGCTGGCGGCGTTCCGGCACCAGGCTGACACCGGAGCCGACTTCGCCGCGAGCGCGCTCGCGGCGGCGGACGCGGCCGAGGAGGGCATGCGCGCCACCACCCCGATGCAGGCGCGCAAGGGCCGTGCCTCGTACCTCGGCACCCGCAGCATCGGCCACCAGGACCCCGGTGCCACCTCGACCGCGCTGATCTTCCGTGCCCTCGCCGAGACGGCGGCCCGATGA
- the dhaK gene encoding dihydroxyacetone kinase subunit DhaK, with product MKKFVNAPETVLRDALAGIAAAHPDLTVDAENGVITRAGGTRTGKVALISGGGSGHEPLHGGFVGPGMLDAACPGEVFTSPVPGQMLCAAQSVDSGAGVVFIVKNYTGDVLNFRMAAELAVEEGIVVDTVLVDDDVAVRDSASTAGRRGTGATVFVEKIAGALAERGADLAAVAAMGRRVNASSRSFAVALTACTTPASGRPGFDLPEDEMEVGVGIHGEPGRRRDKLGSAKEVAAMAVDAILGDRPLAAGDETIVMINGLGGTPLIELYVVFHEVAAALADRGVVIARSLVGNYVTSLDMAGVSVTVCKAESDVLSLWDAPVNTPALRWGA from the coding sequence GTGAAGAAGTTCGTCAACGCTCCCGAGACTGTCCTCCGCGACGCCTTGGCCGGTATCGCCGCCGCCCATCCCGACCTGACGGTCGACGCCGAGAACGGGGTGATCACCCGTGCGGGCGGCACGCGAACCGGGAAGGTGGCCCTGATCTCCGGTGGTGGGTCCGGGCACGAGCCCCTGCACGGCGGCTTCGTCGGTCCGGGCATGCTGGACGCCGCGTGCCCCGGCGAGGTGTTCACCTCGCCCGTGCCCGGCCAGATGCTGTGCGCGGCCCAGAGCGTCGACAGCGGCGCGGGCGTGGTGTTCATCGTGAAGAACTACACCGGTGACGTCCTCAACTTCCGGATGGCCGCCGAACTCGCCGTCGAGGAAGGGATCGTCGTCGACACCGTCCTGGTCGACGACGACGTCGCCGTCCGGGACTCCGCCTCCACCGCCGGCCGCCGGGGCACCGGAGCCACCGTCTTCGTCGAGAAGATCGCCGGGGCCCTCGCCGAGCGGGGCGCCGACCTCGCCGCCGTCGCCGCGATGGGAAGACGGGTCAACGCCTCGTCCCGGTCCTTCGCCGTGGCACTGACCGCCTGTACCACCCCTGCCTCCGGCAGGCCCGGGTTCGACCTGCCCGAGGACGAGATGGAGGTCGGCGTCGGCATCCACGGCGAGCCCGGCCGCCGCAGGGACAAGCTCGGCTCTGCCAAGGAGGTCGCGGCCATGGCCGTGGACGCGATCCTCGGCGACCGGCCGCTGGCGGCCGGGGACGAGACCATCGTCATGATCAACGGCCTGGGCGGCACACCCCTCATCGAGTTGTACGTGGTCTTCCACGAGGTGGCCGCCGCCCTCGCGGACAGGGGTGTGGTCATCGCCCGGAGCCTGGTCGGCAACTACGTGACAAGCCTGGACATGGCAGGTGTGTCCGTCACCGTGTGCAAGGCCGAAAGCGACGTGCTGTCGCTGTGGGACGCGCCCGTGAACACCCCGGCCCTGCGCTGGGGCGCCTGA
- a CDS encoding HPr family phosphocarrier protein: MSTSSEPSISDTAGTDTARHEAAVVLPANLHARPAGRLARAAAGFTSSVHLEFAGRTVNPTGVLSVMALGATAGSTVTVRAEGPDADQAVTTLTTILTTAE; this comes from the coding sequence ATGTCCACAAGCTCTGAGCCCTCGATCTCCGACACCGCCGGCACCGACACAGCACGCCACGAAGCCGCCGTCGTACTGCCCGCCAACCTGCACGCCCGCCCGGCGGGCCGACTCGCCCGCGCCGCGGCCGGATTCACCAGTTCCGTACACCTCGAATTCGCCGGCCGCACCGTCAACCCCACAGGCGTCCTGTCCGTCATGGCCCTGGGCGCCACCGCAGGAAGCACCGTCACCGTACGCGCCGAAGGCCCCGACGCCGACCAGGCCGTCACCACACTGACCACCATCCTGACAACGGCCGAATGA
- a CDS encoding IclR family transcriptional regulator, with amino-acid sequence MVQAVHRAVRILRELAATGPRLGVTELADRLGVAKPTVHALLRTLEAEGLVVQDRSSSKYQLGPDLVQLGNAYLDTQELRTRALTWADQLATRANEAVWVAVLTGDHILVVHHAFRPEGAVQILEVGARIPWSTCALGKAIVAFAPAAERERLLAAEPAVLTGASITDPRQLAVQLQEIPRTGYAVEEQESAIGDAGIASPVFDRSGDVVGAIGIVGPVERVLAEAARQELAVAVRETARHLSRDLGAPRGAARGAVV; translated from the coding sequence ATGGTGCAGGCGGTACACCGCGCGGTGCGGATCCTGCGGGAGCTTGCCGCCACGGGACCCCGGCTGGGCGTCACCGAGCTGGCCGACCGCCTGGGTGTGGCGAAGCCGACCGTGCACGCGCTGCTGCGCACCTTGGAGGCCGAGGGGCTGGTGGTCCAGGACCGAAGCAGCTCGAAGTACCAACTCGGGCCGGACCTCGTGCAGTTGGGCAACGCCTACCTGGACACCCAGGAGCTGCGGACCCGGGCGCTGACCTGGGCGGACCAGCTGGCGACCCGGGCGAACGAAGCGGTGTGGGTGGCGGTGCTCACGGGCGACCACATCCTGGTGGTGCACCACGCGTTCCGGCCCGAGGGGGCGGTGCAGATCCTGGAGGTGGGCGCCAGGATTCCGTGGAGCACCTGTGCGCTGGGCAAGGCCATCGTGGCGTTCGCGCCGGCCGCCGAGCGCGAGCGGCTGCTCGCGGCCGAGCCGGCGGTGCTCACCGGCGCCAGCATCACCGACCCCCGGCAACTGGCCGTCCAGCTCCAGGAGATCCCTCGCACGGGCTACGCGGTCGAGGAGCAGGAGTCGGCGATCGGGGACGCGGGCATCGCCTCGCCGGTCTTCGACCGTTCCGGGGACGTGGTCGGCGCCATCGGCATCGTGGGCCCCGTCGAGCGCGTGCTGGCCGAAGCCGCACGTCAGGAACTCGCCGTCGCGGTACGCGAAACCGCACGCCATCTCTCCCGCGACCTCGGCGCCCCGCGGGGTGCCGCCCGCGGCGCGGTCGTCTGA
- a CDS encoding aldo/keto reductase — MRRDHLAAAPIPRIGLGLAAIGRPGYINLGRDTDLPTTRSVDALRARAHVVLDTAYDRGVRYVDTARSYGLADNFLAEWLRSRPEARDVVVGSKWGYTYTADWSTHADVHEVKNHGVAAYDRQLAETRALLGDRLGLYQIHSVTPDSPALTDTALHERLAALADAGVTVGLSTSGPGQAEAIRAALAITVDGLPLFASVQATYNLMERSAGRALAEAHAAGRVVIVKEALANGRLTDRHAREPATAALRATARESGVSCDALALAAVLAQPWVDVVLSGAVTTEQLASNLTAATLHLAPDQLGRLAELTEPPEAYWAHRSRLTWA, encoded by the coding sequence ATGCGCCGTGACCACCTCGCAGCCGCGCCCATCCCGCGCATCGGCCTGGGACTGGCCGCGATCGGGCGCCCCGGCTACATCAATCTGGGCCGGGACACCGACCTCCCCACGACCCGCTCGGTCGACGCGCTGCGGGCTCGCGCCCACGTGGTCCTCGATACGGCCTATGACCGGGGCGTGCGGTACGTCGATACCGCCCGCTCCTACGGCCTCGCCGATAACTTCCTTGCGGAATGGCTGCGTTCGCGTCCCGAAGCCCGCGACGTGGTGGTCGGCAGCAAGTGGGGGTACACGTACACCGCCGACTGGAGCACACACGCCGACGTCCACGAGGTCAAGAACCACGGCGTTGCCGCCTACGACCGCCAACTCGCGGAGACACGCGCGCTGCTCGGCGACCGTCTCGGCCTCTACCAGATCCACTCGGTGACCCCGGACAGTCCGGCGCTGACCGACACCGCCCTGCACGAGAGGTTGGCCGCGCTCGCCGACGCGGGGGTGACCGTCGGACTCTCGACCAGCGGCCCCGGCCAGGCGGAGGCCATCCGCGCCGCGCTGGCGATCACGGTGGACGGACTCCCGCTGTTCGCCAGCGTGCAGGCCACGTACAACCTGATGGAACGCTCGGCGGGCCGAGCCCTCGCCGAAGCGCACGCCGCCGGGCGCGTGGTCATCGTCAAAGAGGCCTTGGCCAACGGCCGCCTGACCGATCGCCATGCCCGGGAGCCGGCCACCGCGGCGTTGCGTGCCACGGCGCGGGAGTCGGGTGTCTCGTGTGACGCCTTGGCACTCGCGGCGGTCCTGGCACAACCCTGGGTGGACGTGGTGCTCTCGGGCGCCGTCACCACCGAGCAACTGGCAAGCAATCTGACCGCGGCGACCCTGCACCTCGCTCCCGACCAACTCGGCCGTCTCGCCGAGCTGACCGAGCCGCCCGAGGCCTATTGGGCGCACAGGTCGCGGCTGACCTGGGCCTGA
- a CDS encoding helix-turn-helix domain-containing protein: MTPDLDVRSRRRGLGTSQEELSEAAGVSVKRIAAMEKDGVGRADPHDVAAVNDALTRIDAARDEVPLSHSREEREALGLSVAGLAAMAGVSKKTVARLEDETTLRPNAETQRAIRTALGKAAAERELRQPVDLRAERRSLARSCTRSRNGRTSIPTRSASRSVACAS, translated from the coding sequence GTGACTCCGGATCTCGACGTCAGGTCGAGGCGTCGTGGTCTCGGTACGTCGCAAGAGGAACTGTCCGAAGCGGCAGGGGTGTCCGTCAAGCGCATCGCCGCGATGGAGAAGGACGGCGTGGGCCGTGCCGATCCCCATGATGTCGCGGCGGTGAACGACGCACTGACGAGGATCGACGCCGCCCGCGACGAAGTGCCGCTCTCCCACAGCCGGGAGGAGCGTGAGGCGCTCGGCCTGTCGGTGGCGGGGCTCGCCGCGATGGCGGGGGTGTCCAAGAAGACGGTCGCGCGTCTCGAGGATGAGACCACGCTGCGCCCGAACGCCGAGACGCAGAGGGCGATTCGCACGGCGCTCGGCAAGGCGGCGGCCGAGCGCGAACTGCGTCAGCCGGTGGACCTGCGCGCCGAGCGCAGGTCACTGGCGCGCAGTTGCACGAGGTCGCGGAACGGGCGGACGTCCATCCCAACACGCTCAGCCTCGCGGAGCGTGGCCTGCGCGAGTTGA
- the katG gene encoding catalase/peroxidase HPI, whose protein sequence is MSGSESENPAIPSPSPTSTRPRTNRDWWPQQLDLQVLRQHAPQPEAPGGDFHYAEEFAKLDVDALKRDVFAVMTTSQDWWPADYGHYGPLFIRMSWHAAGTYRIADGRGGAGAGAQRFAPLNSWPDNASLDKARRLLWPVKQKYGQKISWADLLVFAGNCAMESMGFKTFGFAFGRPDVWEPEEIFWGPEDTWLGDERYSGDRELAGPFGAVQMGLIYVNPEGPNGNPDPIAAARDIRETFARMAMNDEETVALIIGGHTFGKCHGAVDPSYVGPEPEAAPLEQQGLGWRNTSGTGSGPDAITSGLEGAWTSEPTKWDNGYLDNLFGYDWTRTTSPAGAHQWTPTDPSAQGTVPDAHDPSKRHAPMMLTTDLSLKLDPIYGPISKSFHENPAKLADAFAKAWYKLLHRDMGPISRYLGPWIAEPQLWQDPVPAVDHALVDDTDIAALKARILDSGLSIPHLVTTAWASAASFRGTDKRGGANGARIRLAPQKDWEVNDLPEVAETVRTLDRIRQEFDDAKPGGKKVSLADLIVLGGCAAVERAAKNAGHEVTVPFAPGRTDASQENTDVESFSVLEPRADGFRNYLRQGEKLSPETLLLDRANLLTLTAPEMTALVGGMRALNTGFRQSPHGVLTDRPEKLTNDFFVNLLDMRTEWKPSATDENVYEGRDRGTGSLTWTATAVDLVFGSHSQLRAISEIYASEDGEARFVRDFIAAWDKVMNLDRFDLR, encoded by the coding sequence GTGTCCGGCAGCGAAAGCGAAAATCCCGCGATCCCTTCCCCATCCCCCACGTCGACCCGCCCCAGAACGAATCGGGACTGGTGGCCGCAACAGCTGGATCTTCAGGTTCTCCGCCAGCATGCTCCCCAGCCCGAGGCGCCGGGCGGGGATTTCCACTACGCGGAGGAGTTCGCGAAACTCGACGTCGACGCGCTGAAGCGGGACGTTTTCGCGGTGATGACGACGTCCCAGGACTGGTGGCCCGCGGACTACGGCCACTACGGGCCGCTCTTCATCCGCATGAGCTGGCACGCCGCGGGAACGTACCGGATCGCCGACGGCCGGGGCGGCGCCGGTGCGGGCGCCCAACGGTTCGCGCCCCTCAACAGCTGGCCGGACAACGCGAGTCTGGACAAGGCGCGCCGTCTTCTCTGGCCGGTGAAACAGAAATACGGCCAGAAGATCTCCTGGGCCGACCTCCTGGTCTTCGCCGGCAACTGCGCGATGGAATCCATGGGATTCAAGACGTTCGGATTCGCCTTCGGCCGACCCGACGTCTGGGAGCCGGAAGAAATCTTCTGGGGCCCCGAGGACACCTGGCTCGGAGACGAGCGCTACAGCGGCGACCGGGAACTCGCCGGACCGTTCGGAGCCGTCCAGATGGGATTGATCTACGTCAATCCGGAAGGACCCAACGGAAATCCCGATCCGATCGCCGCGGCACGGGACATTCGCGAGACCTTCGCACGCATGGCGATGAACGACGAGGAAACGGTCGCACTCATCATCGGCGGCCACACCTTCGGCAAATGCCACGGCGCCGTCGACCCCTCGTACGTCGGCCCGGAACCCGAGGCCGCCCCGCTCGAACAGCAGGGGCTCGGCTGGCGGAACACGTCCGGCACCGGCAGCGGTCCCGACGCGATCACCAGCGGGCTGGAGGGCGCCTGGACCTCCGAGCCGACGAAGTGGGACAACGGCTATCTGGACAACCTGTTCGGCTACGACTGGACACGGACCACGAGCCCCGCCGGCGCACACCAGTGGACCCCCACGGACCCGTCGGCCCAGGGCACGGTGCCCGACGCCCACGACCCGTCGAAGCGGCACGCGCCGATGATGCTGACGACCGACCTCTCGCTGAAGCTTGACCCGATCTACGGGCCGATCTCCAAGTCGTTCCACGAGAACCCGGCCAAGCTCGCGGACGCTTTCGCCAAGGCCTGGTACAAGCTGCTGCACCGCGACATGGGCCCCATCTCGCGCTACCTGGGCCCCTGGATCGCGGAGCCGCAGCTGTGGCAGGACCCCGTCCCCGCCGTCGACCACGCGCTGGTCGACGACACCGACATCGCCGCCCTCAAGGCCCGGATTCTCGACTCGGGCCTCTCGATCCCGCACCTGGTCACCACCGCCTGGGCCTCGGCGGCGAGCTTCCGCGGCACCGACAAGCGCGGCGGGGCCAACGGCGCCCGCATCCGGCTTGCCCCGCAGAAGGACTGGGAGGTCAACGACCTGCCCGAGGTCGCCGAGACCGTACGCACCCTCGATCGGATCCGCCAGGAGTTCGACGACGCGAAGCCCGGCGGCAAGAAGGTCTCGCTCGCCGACCTGATCGTCCTGGGCGGGTGCGCCGCCGTCGAGCGGGCCGCGAAGAACGCCGGGCACGAGGTCACGGTCCCGTTCGCGCCCGGGCGTACCGATGCCTCGCAGGAGAACACGGATGTGGAGTCGTTCTCCGTCCTCGAACCCCGCGCCGACGGGTTCCGCAACTACCTGCGGCAGGGCGAGAAGCTCTCGCCGGAGACGCTGCTGCTGGACCGCGCCAACCTGCTGACGCTCACCGCGCCCGAGATGACGGCCCTGGTCGGTGGCATGCGCGCCCTCAACACCGGCTTCCGGCAGTCCCCGCACGGGGTGCTCACCGACCGCCCGGAGAAACTGACGAACGACTTCTTCGTCAACCTGCTCGACATGCGCACCGAGTGGAAGCCCTCGGCCACCGACGAAAACGTGTACGAGGGCCGCGACCGCGGCACGGGTTCCCTCACGTGGACGGCCACCGCGGTCGACCTCGTCTTCGGATCCCACTCCCAACTCCGCGCGATCTCCGAGATCTACGCCTCCGAGGACGGCGAAGCACGCTTCGTACGCGACTTCATCGCCGCCTGGGACAAGGTGATGAACCTCGACCGATTCGACCTGCGCTGA
- a CDS encoding putative PEP-binding protein, with translation MTKRRAYPGHAAATGVALGFLYRTDRPPTRAALPQRTGGDPARQIVNAFGTVAARLLDLSVSLRDQAKHAQADIMEVNAYIAQDPDLRDQAVKRAREGRPVAIAVRQAVDSYAGTIAALDDPTLADRAADVRQVGRRVLAHLYGDAGPVPDQPLVLVAEEIGAADLLEPGRTVTGAISVTGGPNSHAAIVARSQGIPLVLAVDARLLEMPDGEKLLLDGDRATAVVAPDDDECATALRTIDAARTRKVALARERHLPARTSDGHDIVLRANVATPAEAQAAVTAAADGVGLLRTELPFLNHRAWPTPDQHAAALVPVLRGLAGQTVTARTLDFADDKLPPFLARGREGGRLDRGLPLMLAQPGAFADQFRSLLGAGAHTDLRVMIPMVASVDELRACRTLFDTAAAELGVSPPPLGIMVELPEAVAAAEELAREAAFVSLGSNDLTSRVLGIDRRDPDATPDMAAHPAVLSAMARVVTAAHRHDRQVSVCGDAAAHPLVIPLLIGLGCDSLSVAPAALDEVRAQIRRLRHDTCVSLAATALTRETVDEVRHLVRRSGTASP, from the coding sequence ATGACCAAGCGCCGCGCGTACCCGGGACACGCGGCCGCGACCGGCGTGGCCCTGGGCTTCCTGTACCGCACGGACCGTCCGCCCACGCGCGCTGCGCTGCCGCAGCGCACCGGCGGTGATCCGGCGCGGCAGATCGTCAACGCCTTCGGTACGGTCGCCGCCCGCCTGCTCGACCTGTCCGTCTCGCTGCGCGACCAGGCCAAGCACGCACAGGCCGACATCATGGAGGTCAACGCCTACATCGCGCAGGATCCGGATCTCCGCGACCAGGCCGTCAAACGCGCGCGGGAAGGCCGGCCGGTGGCCATCGCCGTCCGGCAGGCCGTCGACTCCTACGCCGGAACCATCGCCGCGCTGGACGATCCGACCCTCGCCGACCGTGCGGCCGACGTCCGCCAGGTCGGCCGCCGCGTCCTGGCCCACTTGTACGGCGACGCCGGCCCGGTACCCGACCAGCCCCTCGTCCTGGTCGCCGAGGAGATCGGCGCCGCGGACCTGCTGGAGCCCGGCCGCACGGTGACCGGCGCCATCTCCGTCACGGGCGGCCCGAACTCCCATGCCGCGATCGTCGCCCGCTCGCAGGGCATCCCGCTCGTACTCGCCGTCGACGCCCGGCTGCTGGAGATGCCCGACGGGGAGAAACTGCTGCTCGACGGCGACCGGGCCACCGCGGTCGTCGCGCCCGACGACGACGAGTGCGCCACCGCTCTCCGGACCATCGACGCCGCCCGGACCCGCAAGGTGGCTCTCGCGCGCGAGCGCCACCTGCCGGCCCGGACATCGGACGGGCACGACATCGTTCTGCGGGCCAACGTGGCCACACCGGCCGAGGCCCAAGCCGCCGTGACCGCCGCCGCCGACGGTGTGGGCCTGCTCCGTACCGAACTGCCCTTCCTCAACCACCGCGCGTGGCCCACCCCCGACCAGCACGCGGCGGCCCTGGTCCCCGTCCTGCGCGGGCTCGCCGGACAGACCGTCACGGCCCGTACGCTCGACTTCGCCGACGACAAACTGCCGCCGTTCCTCGCCCGAGGCCGCGAGGGCGGGCGGCTCGACCGCGGCCTGCCCCTCATGCTCGCCCAACCCGGCGCATTCGCCGACCAGTTCCGCAGTCTGCTCGGCGCCGGAGCCCACACCGACCTGCGCGTCATGATCCCCATGGTCGCGAGCGTCGACGAACTGCGCGCCTGCCGCACGCTGTTCGACACCGCCGCTGCCGAACTCGGCGTCAGCCCGCCTCCGTTGGGTATCATGGTCGAACTCCCCGAGGCCGTCGCCGCGGCCGAGGAACTGGCCCGCGAGGCGGCGTTCGTCTCCCTCGGCAGCAACGACCTCACGAGCCGCGTCCTCGGCATCGACCGCCGCGACCCCGACGCCACCCCGGACATGGCCGCACACCCCGCCGTACTGAGCGCCATGGCCCGGGTCGTCACCGCCGCGCACCGCCACGACCGCCAGGTCTCCGTCTGCGGCGACGCCGCCGCACACCCCCTGGTCATCCCCCTGCTCATCGGCCTCGGCTGCGACAGCCTTTCCGTGGCTCCGGCCGCCCTCGACGAAGTCCGGGCCCAAATCCGGCGTTTGCGCCACGACACCTGCGTGTCCCTGGCCGCCACCGCCCTCACCCGTGAGACCGTCGACGAGGTCCGGCACCTCGTCCGGCGGTCCGGCACGGCGTCGCCGTGA
- a CDS encoding 2-hydroxyacid dehydrogenase: MTAVTPSATTAVESVPSGRVRIPYDPDLLAPLPVGLPVEVYDGVTEAPTKHDGVAFYVLPYSFDPAPLRLLADMPDLRVVQALTAGYEHVLPYLPPGVTLANGRGIHESSTAELAVTLTLASLRGVPRFVRGQNSGEWPAGWYPALADKTVLIIGYGAIGEAVERRLAGFETDIVRVARSARTTPDGAPVHAITDLPDLLPDADVVILTTPFTAETRGMVDAAFLARMRDGALLVNVSRGPVVDTDALVAALRSGRVKAALDVTDPEPLPADHPLRHAPGVLISPHVGGSSSAFRPRAFRLIRRQITAWASGQPLDNIVAGPPR; the protein is encoded by the coding sequence ATGACTGCCGTGACACCGTCCGCGACGACCGCTGTCGAGTCCGTGCCGTCGGGGCGCGTGCGTATCCCGTACGACCCGGACCTGCTCGCGCCGTTGCCCGTCGGGCTGCCGGTCGAGGTGTACGACGGCGTCACCGAGGCGCCCACGAAGCACGACGGCGTCGCGTTCTACGTCCTGCCGTACTCCTTCGACCCCGCACCGCTGCGGCTGCTCGCCGACATGCCGGACCTGCGGGTCGTGCAGGCACTGACCGCCGGTTACGAGCACGTGCTGCCCTACCTGCCCCCGGGCGTCACGCTGGCGAACGGGCGCGGCATCCACGAATCCAGTACCGCCGAACTGGCCGTCACCCTGACGCTCGCGTCGCTGCGCGGCGTCCCGCGGTTCGTACGCGGACAGAACTCCGGGGAGTGGCCTGCGGGTTGGTATCCCGCGCTGGCCGACAAGACCGTGCTCATCATCGGGTACGGCGCCATCGGCGAGGCGGTCGAACGACGGCTCGCGGGCTTCGAGACGGACATCGTCCGGGTCGCCCGCAGCGCACGGACCACCCCCGACGGAGCACCCGTGCACGCCATCACGGACCTGCCCGACCTGCTGCCCGACGCCGACGTGGTGATCCTCACGACGCCCTTCACCGCGGAGACTCGGGGCATGGTCGACGCGGCCTTTCTCGCGCGCATGCGCGACGGCGCGCTTTTGGTGAACGTCTCGCGCGGGCCCGTCGTCGACACCGACGCGCTCGTCGCCGCATTGCGAAGTGGACGCGTGAAGGCGGCACTTGACGTCACCGATCCCGAACCGCTGCCCGCCGACCACCCCCTGCGACACGCCCCCGGGGTGCTCATCAGCCCGCACGTGGGCGGCAGTTCGTCGGCGTTCCGACCTCGCGCCTTCCGACTGATCCGACGTCAGATCACCGCGTGGGCCTCCGGACAACCACTCGACAACATCGTGGCCGGACCGCCGCGGTAG